Genomic segment of Serinicoccus hydrothermalis:
CGACGACGCGCTGACGGTATGCCCGGAGTGCGGCGGCTCGCTGCGCAAGGTCTTCAGCGCGGTCGGGGTCGTCTTCAAGGGCTCGGGCTTCTACCGCACCGACTCCCGCGGCTCGGGCTCCTCCTCCGGCAAGGGCGGCTCGAGCGGCTCCGGCGGCGAGTCGGGCAAGAGCGAGGGCGGCAGCAAGGGCGGCTCGACGGCCTCGGAGGGCAAGGGGTCATCCTCCGGCGGGTCGTCCGGCTCCTCGTCCTCGACGGGCTCAGGAGGGTCCGGCTCGGGCTCCGGCGGCTCGTCGTCCACATCCTCCGGCTCCTCCGGCAGCTCGTCCACAGCTTCGCGCTGAGCCCTGGCGGGGGCGGAGCGGCGGGCCTAGCGTCGCGGGCGTGACCCGACGAGCCGCCCGACCCGCCACCCCGTCGCGCCGCGGTCTGACCCGGTTCCTGCGTCGCCCGGTCCTGCGCCGCTGGCTGGCGGCCGTGCTCGCCGCGACCACCGTGGGCGGCAGCCTGCACCTCGTGCTGGGTCGCCCGCAGCCCGGCGAGGTCCCGGCAGTCGTGGCGGTCCGGACACTGCCGGTCGGCGCGACCCTGACGGCCCGCGACACCCAGCTGCGGCACGTCCCGCCGGACGTCCTGCCCGAGGGGCACCTGGCCGAGCCACCGGCCGAGGGCAGCTCCCTGGCCGTGCCGCTGCAGGCCGGGGAGGTGCTGACGGCGGCTGACCTGCGCACCAGCTCCCTGCTCGCGGGCCTCGACGACGTGGTCGCCGTCTACCTCCCCGTGGCCGACGCGGCCGTGGCCGGGGCGACGCTCGCCGGCGACCGCATCGACGTGCACTCCCCCGTCGACGGGAGCACGGTGGCCAGCGAGGCGCTCGTGCTCCGCGCCGGGGCGGGCGAGGAGCCGGGTCTGTGGGTCGCGGTGGACGAGCGCACCGCGTCCGAGCTCGCCGCCGCGAGGGGGGCCGACCCGCTCGGGGCCGCCCTCCTGGTGGCGGTGCGCGCCGGCGACACCGGAGGGTGACGGGTGAGCAACCTCACACGACCCCTTCTCGGAGCCCTGACCCGGGTGACGTGAAGCGGTATACACTTCACGACCGGCCCCAGGGGCGAGTCACGATGTCGGGCCACCCACCACGACCAACACCACCACGAGCGATCTGCCCCTGGCCTGCGCTCGCACGAAAGGAGAGGCCATGCTCAGCGGCTTCAAGGACTTCATCATGCGCGGCAACGTGATCGAGCTTGCCGTCGCGGTCGTCATCGGCTCTGCCTTCGCCGCCGTCGTCGAGACCATCGTCTCCGGCATCATCACCCCGCTGCTCAACGCCGCGGGCGGCGCGGAGGTCGGCGGTCTCGGCTTCAACATCATCGAGGGCAACGACGCGACCTACCTCAACTTCGCGGCCATCATCAACGCCCTCATCGTCTTCCTCATCACCGCGGCCGTCGTGTACTTCGTGCTCGTCGCGCCGATGAACAAGGTGAACGAGCGCCTCAACCGCAACAAGCCGGTCGAGGAGATCATCAGCGACGAGGTCGCCACCCTGCGCGAGATCCGCGACCTGCTGGCCGAGCGCCGCACCGACGGCCCGCAGCAGAGCTGACCCCGCGCGGGCACCCACCCGCCGCACCACCGACGCCCCGGCACGGACACCGTGCCGGGGCGTCGTGCGTCCTGCGTCTGCGCCCCGGTGACGGTCGGGCCCGGTTCAGTCCCAGTGGGGCGGCCGCTGCTCCAGGATCCAGGTGTCCCGGGGGTCGAGGCGACGGGGCGCCCGCCCTGCCTCGCGCCCGCGCTTCCGCTCGTGGTCGCGCGCCGGAGGCACCTCGTCCGCCTGGTCCGCCGCGGGGTTGGTGGGTGCTGCCACGGCACGCCGTGGCGCGCGCCGGCGGCGCTGCTCCGCCGGCCCGTCGCTCACCGCGTCCGCTCGCGCAGCGCCTGCAGCACCCGGGCGACCTCCCGCGCCGGGTCGGTGAAGACGTCCGTGGTGCGCACCCGCACCGGCGCCCACCCCATGCGGGTGAGCTGGTCGTGCCGCAGGCGCACGTCGTCGCGGCCGGGTCGCGGGGCGGAGCCGTTCTGGACGTCCCCGTCCACGGCGACGGCATACCGCGCGTCGTCCTCCTCGGACACCACGGCCAGGTCCACGACGTGCGGACCGTGGCCGACACCCTCCTTGACCTGCAGCCCCTCGGAGCGCAGCCGCCGGACGAGCTCGGTGAGCACCGCCGAGCCGTGGCCGTGCTCCTCGGCGTCCGGGACGAGGGCGTGCCGGACGATCTCGGCCCCGTGACCGGCCGCGGTGGGCCAGTCGGCGACGGGGGTGGGGGTGACCAGGTCGACGCTGCGGCGCGCGCCGGCGAGCACCGCGCCGGCGGCCTCGGCGCTGCCCACGGCGGCGGGTGAGCCCACCCACACGACCCGGTCGCGGGTCTGACCTGCGACCCGGTGGACCGGGAGCACGAGGAAGGCCTCGCTGTCCTGCTCGTCGTCGGAGAGCGAGGCGGGCAGCCCGGCCGAACCCATCGCCGCACGCAGGGCGATGCCGGCGTCCTCCGCCCCCGCCTCGTCGTCGGTCACCAGCAGCAGGCTGTCCGGCCCGGAGCGCGCGTGCTTGAGCACCAGGCGCACGGCGGCCTCGATCCTCGCGCTCACGTGCCCGTCCACGACGTGCTCGCGCACGCTCGCGCCGCGCCACACCCCCGGGAAGGAGTGCACGGGACGCGGCATGAGGGGGGCCAACGGGGCGACGAGGCCCTGGTCCAGCGCCCGGTAGTGGGTGCCGAGATGCCGCACGGGCAGGATCTTCGCGACCTCGGCGAGCAGCGAGGGCTCGTCCATCGGTCCGGGGTCGCCGTCCGCCTGCGGGTCGGCGACGACGGAGAAGTGGCGCGGCCCGGGGCCGCCGCTGTCGCCCACGACGAGGACCTGCCGGCCACGGGCCAGGGCCGGCGCCGTGCGCGCGGTCGTGGTGCGGCCGGCGCGGTCGACGACGACCAGGTCGACCGTCAGGTCGGGGGGCAGCACCGCCGGCACCACCAGCGGGCTGGCGAGCAGCACGGGCGCGGCGGCCAGCACGACGTCCGGGGCCCGGCTGATGACGTCCCGGGAGTCGACCGCGCCGAGCCGGGTCTCCTCGAGCGCTCGCTGCCAGGCGCCGAGCTGGGAGCCGTGGCCGGCCAGCGTGCGCCGTAACCTACGGAGCACCGCGCGCCGGGCGCGCAGCGCGTTGCGGCGCAGGTGGGCCCGGTCCGCGGCGCGGAAGGATCGCTCGGCCTCCCGGACCGCCTCCCCACCGACCTGCTGGGGCACCTCGTCCGAGGTGAGGTGGTCGAGCACCGAGCTGCGGTGCACGAAGCGCACCTCCTGGGCCACGCGGTCGGCGGGCACGCCCCGGCGGGCGAGGTCGTCGACGAGCTCACCCAGACCCTGCTCGCGCAGCGGCGCGAGCAGGGGGTGCGCCTGCGCCGCGACCGCGGCCCGGTCGGCACGCGCGTCGAGCCGGACCAGCCGCTCCAGCACCGTGTCGAGGTGGGTGGTCGACAGCTCGTGGCCGACCGAGGTGCCCGTGAGGGCCTGCTCCAGCCACTCCAGGTCCTCGCCGATGGGCGTCTGGGCGGCCAGCGCCTCCTCCCAGCCCTCGGGCGCGGTGGGACGGGCGGCCTTCCCGGCCACCTCCTCCCACTCACGTCCTTCGTCACGGGCCATGCGCACCCGCTGCGCCAGGTCGGCCGGAGGGGTGCCGGGCCGCAGCTGCTGGCGCACCTGACGCCGCAGCCGGGCGCGGGCGACCGCACCGGGCCGCTGCACACCGGCGTCGCGGTCCGGTCCCAGCGCGGCGACCATCTGCTCCAACGGGGCGTCGTAGATCCCCGGCGCGAAGTGGTCCAGCGTGTCGCTGGCGCGGGCCACGAGACCCAGACGGTGGCCCCACTGGCGCAGGGTGGCGGGCGCGGGCATACCGGCCGCGCGGCACACGGCGTCCGCCTGCTCGCGGGCGGTGCTGAACTCCCCGGACACCAGGCGACCCACGATCTCGGTGGCGCGGGTGGCCTCGTCCTCGCTGGTGAGGCGTGCGGCGTACCAGGGGTCCTCGGCGCGGGCCGTGGACCAGGCGCCGCAGTCGGCCGCCTCGATGAGGGCGTCGGTGACGGCCGAGAGCTCCTCGTCGGTGAGCGTGCGCAGGACGTCCGGGTGCAGGCGCACCCGCGAGGTCGGCGGGTGCTCGGAGGTGGCGAGGGCGGAGAGGTCGTCCTCGGTGCGGGCCAGGCTCAGACCCCAGGGCTCGTGCTCCCGGTGCAGGACCTCCTGCTCGCGCTGCAGCACCGACAGGGCGTCGGCCCGCGCGGGCAGGGGGTCGGGCCCGAGGTCGGGCTCGTCCTCGGAGGGCAACCGGTCCAGACGACGCCGCACCTCCGCGAGCGTCTGGCGCATGGAGGCAGGGTCCTCGGCCAGCTGCAGGCACAGGTCGCCCAGGCCGACGGCGTCCAGGCGCCGACGGACCGCCTGCAGGGTGCTGCGGTCCTCCGAGCAGACCATGACCGTCCGGCCCTCGGAGAGCGCCCCGACCACGACGTTGGCGATCGTCTGGGTCGCGCCGGTCCCGGAGGGGGTGTCGAGGACGAGGTCGCCGCCGTGCGACACCTCGTCGACGACCAGCCGCTGCGAGGCGTCGGCGTCGAGGGCGCTCAGCTCTCGGGCGGCGTCCTCGGCGCGCTCCGGGTCCGGTGCCGACGGGGTGAGCCGCACGTCGGCACCGGCGAGCGCGGCCACGACGTCGTGCGCCGCGAGCGGTTCGGGGTCGCCGGTGTAGGAGGTGACCAAGGGCAGCTTGGCCCAGGGGAAGGTGCTGATGACCATCTGCGGCCCGATGGCGAAGCCGGCCATCTCGATGCAGATGTCCTCCAGCGCCCGGTAGGTCAACCGCGGGTCGAAGCCGTGGCTCTGCGCGGACAGCCCGGCCAGGAGCGCCGGGTCCGGCTGCAGGTGGGCCTCGCTGCGCAGGTAGTGCTCCAGGACGGGGTTGAAGACGACGTCCTCGTGCAGCTCGAGCACGAAGTCGGAGTGCGCGGCGTCGGTCGGCGTGATCGTGCAGGCGCGCAGCAGCACGGGGGCCCGGGGCGGGACCGGCACGCGGTGCAGCGTCCAGGTCGCGAGCCCGATGGCCAGGAAGCTGGTCTCTAGGCCGTGCTCCCGGCGCATCTCGGTGACCTTGTCGCGGATGCCGCCGAGGCGGCGCGCGGCGTCGGCGAAGGCCACCTGCTCCCGGACGAGGTCGGAGAGCGGCGTGGGCCGCCCGGACAGCAGCTTGGCCACCCCGCCCGGGTGGGCGAGGTTGAGGTCGAAGGTGCCGGTCAACGAGGTGCGGTGCCACAGCAGGGAGTTCGCCCCGCCGAGCTCGGCCACCTCGTGCCGCCACCGTGTCCGGGCGCGCTGGACCGCCTCGACGCGCGCTTCGTCGAGGGTGTTCAAGGGGCGCAGGGAGCTCACCGTCTCAGGCTAACGACTGAGGTCGTGTATGCCGCGAGCACCACCGCGGCGAGCGCGGCGAGGACGCAGAGCCAGGCGTACCCGACGAGGTCCATGACCACCCCGGCCAGGGCTCCGCCGGCGGCGGCGGACAGGCCCATGACGAGGTCGGCGCCGCCCTGCACCGAGGCGCGCTGCCCGACCGGCACGGCCCCGGCGACGGTCCCGGAGCCGGCGACCATGGTGCAGGACCACCCCAGGCCGAGCAGGAAGAGACCGGCGGTCAGGCCCGGGGAGAAGCCGTCGTGGCTGATCCCGGCGAGCAGGCACGCCAGCACGAGGAGGACGGTGCCCAGCAGCACCACGGGCCGGGGCCCGAAGCGGTCGGTGAGCTGGCCGGTGACCGGGGCCAGGCCGTACATCCCGAGGATGTGCAGGCTGATGACGAGGCCGATGAGCTCGATCTCGGCCTCCCCGTGCCGCATGTGCAGCGGCGTCATGACCATGACCGCGACCATGACCACGTGCCCCACCGTGAGCGCGGCGGTGCCCCACAGGGCGGCCGGGGTCGCCCGGATGAGGCGCAGACCGTCGCCGACGTTGCCCTGCCGGCCCACCGGCTGCTCGGTGTCCACCCCGGCCAGGCGGCGGGCGGTGAGGAGCGGGTCGGGCCGCAGCGCGAGCTGGAGGAGCACCGCGGCGAGCCCGAAGCCGATCGCGGAGAAGACCCAGGCCCCGGCGAGCGGCGGCAGCCCGAGCACGCCGGCGACGGCCTTGCCGGGGCCGACCATGTTGGGCCCCAGGACGGACCCGATCGTCGTGGCCCAGACCACCCAGCTGAGCTGACGTCCCCGGCGCTCGGGGGCGGCGAGATCGGTCGCGGCATACCGTGCCTGGCTGTTCGCCGTCGTCGAGGCACCGAAGAGCGTGGTGCCGACGAGCAGCATCCAGAAGGTGCCGGTGGCGGTGGCAGCGATCGCGAGCGCCGCCCCGAGCGCCCCGACGACATACGCCGCGGAGAGGCCGACCCGGCGGCCGCGGCGCCCCATGAGCGCGGCGATCGGGATGGTGAACAGCGCCCCGCCCAGGACCTGGGTGGTCGTGGCCAGGCCGGAGAGTGCGTCCCGGCCGCTGACGTCCGCCGCGACGATCGCCCCCACGGCGATGCCGCTGGCCACCCCGATGCCGCCCAGGGTCTGGCTGCCCATGAGGGTGAGGACGGTGCGGGACTGCAGCTGCGCCGTGTCCGTGGCGTCGAGGGCGTGGTCGGCGGTCACGGGGGAAGTCTCGCAGCCCCGGGACGCGGGGGCATCAGTGGATCTGGGTGCGCCAGCCCGCCGGGACCCTGCCCGCCGGCCCGGGGGCGGGCTGGTCCTCGGGCCGGCTGGTGGGCGCCGCGAGCTGCGGGCCGAGCACACCGGTGCTCTTGGCATAGGACCAGAACCAGTCCTCGCCGGGCTCGAAGCTCTGCACGACCGGGTGCCCGGTCTCCTCGAAGTGGGCGGTCGCGTGCTGGCCGGGCGAGCTGTCGCAGCAGCCCACGTGCCCGCACTCGGCGCACCGGCGCAGGTGCACCCACCAACCCTGGGCGTCGTCGCACTCCACGCACCCGGTGCCGCTCGGCGGCACGTCGGTCCTGATCCCCTCGACGGTCATGGCTGCTCCCTCTCCTAGGCTCGTCCCATTCACGCACGAGCGGGGGTATGCCGTCCACGGGTCGGCCTCGGGCGATGAGTTCCCGGCGGGTCAGCGGTCAGGATGGGACACACGAGCGAACCCGAGGAGAGGACGAGCGATGAGCGAGCAGCAGCCCACGACCGAGGACGTCGAGCCGTTCCGCGCCGTGGTGGTCACCGGGACGGGCGTGCCGGTGGAGGACCTGCGCGACTTCTTCGACAGCGGCTTCCAGCGGCTGGGCGCCGCGCTGCAGGCGCAGGGCGGACCGCCCGCCGGTCCCGCCTTCGCGGCCTACGACCGCCAGCCGTCGGAGACCGTGGACCTGCGGATCGGCTTCCCGGTCGGCCCCGCCGTCGTCGCCGCCGAAGGGGTCGAGGTCATCGACGTCCCCGGCGGACGGGTGGCCCGCCTGGTGCACGAGGGAGGCTACGACGACCTGTCCGGCTCCTGGGACCGGCTGGTGACCTGGGCCCTGGAGCAGGGCGAGCGGCCGGCCGGCTGGTTCTACGAGGAGTACCTCACCGAGCCCACCCCTGACGCGGACCCGGCCGACATGCGCACCCGGCTGACGCTGCCGCTCCAGCCGGCCTGACCCGGCCTCCCAGCCTCACCGGTCTGCGTCCGCCCCGTCGTCCGACAGCTGACCTCGGCGGCGCAGCACCACGAAGGTCGCCACGGCCAGCACGAGGCCGGCGAGGATCGTCAGGAGCGTGCTGGCCGTGCTGCCGAGCGCCTGGGAGAGCAGGATCCGGCTCTGCGACGTCGGGTCGGACAGGATCACCGCGACGAAGACCGCGACCAGGACGGTCGCGAGCATCATCGGGACCCTGGCCCACCACCCGGAGAGGCCCGAGCGCTGCTGCAGCAGCCGGCCGGCCTTGAGGATGCGCCCGGCACGCACCAGCCGCAGCGCCCCGACGACGCGAAGCAGCCGCAGCAGCTGGACCGGGCCGACCGCCAGCACCACGGCGGCCACGACGGCGAGCGTCAGCAGCACGAGCCACCAGTGCCGCAGCAGCCAGGCGCGCCGGTCCTCGGCCACGGCGAAGAGGATCACCGTCTCGGCCACGAGGACCGCCCCGGTCAGCCAGTTCGCGACGGTGCCGACGGTCGAGTAGGGCTCGGCGAGCAGGGTCAGGAAGACCGCGGGGACCGAGGCGAGCGCCGCGACCAGCACGGGCAGCGCCAGCCGCTCCTCCCACTCCTCCTCGCGGCTGCGGGCCACGGTCACCTCCTGCGTGCCCCCGGCAGGATTCGAACCTGCGACACCCGCTTTAGGAGAGCGGTGCTCTATCCCCTGAGCTACGAGGGCGCACCGGGTCGCGCCCGGAACCGGCACATCCTCTCATGCGGGAGCCCGCCGACCGGGTGCTCCCCACGACCTCCGGCACGCCTGAGCCCCCGCCGTGGCGGGGGCTCGGGCGGGTCGGGCTCAGCCGGTGGCGGCCGCGGCGAGGTTGCCGAGGCTGGTCTCCAGCTCCTCCTCCTGGACGAGGGGGAAGCTCACTTTGGTGAGCAGCTCGGGGTCGGTCACCTTGCCCCAGTCGTAGGTGAGCTGCACCTCGGTGCTGTCCGGGCCCTGGGGGGTCAGCTCCCAGACCCACTCCCAGCCCTTGGGCTCGGTGCCGGCCGGTGCGGTCTGCCAGGCCACCAGCTTGTCCTTGGCGTAGCCGGTGACGTGGTTGTCGGTCTGGTAGTCGCCGCCCATGTGCTCGCCGGACATGTTCATGGTGAAGACCTGCCCGGTCTCGGTGATCCGGTCGCCGTGGTCGACGGACTGCACGAAGCCGGAGCCGTCGATCGCGACGTGGTTCTCCGGGAGGGTGAGCACCTCGAAGACGTCCTTGGCGGACACGTCGATGGTGCGGCTGACGGTGATGCTCGTCTGATCGCTCATGGGGCCGACGCTAACGAGGCGGGCGCCGCGACGCGAGCCGAGACGGGCGAGCGCCCGCGACCTGCGACGCTGGGCGCATGGCGACGCACACCTACGAGCTGGGGCTCACCTGGACCGGCAACCGCGGCTCGGGCACGTCCGGCTACCGCGACTACGACCGCTCGGTCCTGGCCCGCAGCGTGGGTATGCCGGATCTCCCGCTCTCCGCGGACCGCGCCTTCCGCGGCGACGCCGGGCGGTGGAACCCCGAGGTGCTGCTGCTCGCGGCGCTGAGCGAGTGCCACCTGCTGTCGCTGCTGCACGTGGCGGTGACGCACGGCGTCACGGTCGTGGACTACACGGACGCACCCGTGGGCACCATGGAGCAGTCCGGGATCGGCGGTCGGTTCACCCGGGTCCTGCTGCGCCCCGTGGTGACGGTCACGGACACCGAGCACGTCGAGCTCCTGCCGCAGCTGCACGCGGAGGCGGCGCGGGCCTGCTTCATCGCCTCCTCGGTGAACTTCCCCGTGGACCACGACCCACGGACGGTCGTGGCGCCGCCGCCCGCGACCTGAGGCGGCTACGAGGCCTGCAGCCGGACCGTCCGGGCCCCCGGGATCGAGGCATACCGGTCCGGGGTGCAGGTGAGGAGCACCACCTGCACGTCCTCCCCACCGGCGGCCCCACCCCCGAGCACCTGGCTCATCTGCTCCAGCCGGTCCGGGTCGGTCCACCCCAGGGCGTCGTCGATGACCACCGGCACACCCCGCGCCGGGTCCACCAGCTGTGCCACGGCCAGCCGGGCCAGGATGCCGAGCTGCTCCCTGGCCCCGCCGGAGAGCTGGTCGTGCGGCACGGTGGTGCCGTGCAGGGTCCGGGCGACGACGCTCAGCTGCTCGTCGACGGTGACGCCGAAGGTCTGGCCGTAGACCCGCCGACCGAGCCGCTCCAGCGCCTCGGTGAAGGGTCGGACGTAAGCCCGGTGGGCCGCGTCGCGGTGCTCGTGCAGCGTGGTCCGCAGGTGCCGTGCCGCCCGGGCCCGTCGGTCGAGCGCGACGAGCCGTCGCTCGGCCTCGTCCAGGCCCGCGACGGCGAGGTCGTACAGCTCCTGGCGCCCCTCGCCGGCCGCCTGCTCGACGTGCCCGGTGAGGGTGTGCATCCGGTCCCGCGCCTCCCCGAGCTCGTGCTGCGCCCGGGTCAGGGCGCCCTCGGCGCGCGCGAGCGCGGCCGTGACGGCGTCCGCCCCGGCGTCGCTGAGGGCCGTCCGCGCCGCCTCGGCCCGCACCCGGGCCTCCTCCAGCGTGGCCGTCCGGCTGCTGGCCCCGGCCGCCAGCTCGTCGTCGCTCGCGACCTCGCGGGACCCGGACAGCTCGGTGACGGCACGGTCGTGCCGGGCCCGCTCACCCTCGACGCGCCCGACGAGACGGTCCAGCTCGGCCTGGACCCTGCGGGCCTCCTCCCGCCGTGCGCTCATGGTCGCGCCCGCGCCGCGCCGCGCCTCACGGGCCTCCCGCAGCTTCCGCCCGGCCGCGTGCTCCGCCTGACGCGCGGCGTCCACGTCGCCGCCGGGCTGCCACTCCTCGACGTCCGCCGTCGCCACCGTGAACCGGTGGCGCGCCTGCTCGAGGCGCCGCAGCAGGCTCGGCGCGGCGGCGCCGGCCTCCACCTGCGGCAGGTCCGCCGCGGCGCCGTGGGCGCGCAGCACGGACTCCAGGTCGCGTCGCGCCTCGCGCCACGTCGCCTCCGCGGTCTCCGTCGCCCGCGCCGCGGTCCGGAGCCCGTCCAGGTCCGTGTGGCCGGCGCGGTCCAGCGACGAGACGAGGGCTTCCCGCGCACGGTCCAGGGCGGCCACGCGTCCCGCGGAGTCCGCCGCCGCGCGCACGACCACGTGGGCCGCTCCCGGCACGTCCACCTCCAGGTCGTCGGTGGCGACGAACGTCCGTTCCTCGCCGGCGCTCACGGGGCCGTCCTCCTGATCGGCGCCCCGCACCGTCACCCCCGAGCCGTCCGACAGCGCACGGACGACGACGCGCGGGCTGGCGGCCTCGTGGCGGGCCCGCTGGACCTCGAGCTCGTGCGCCAGCGCCTCGACCTCGCGGACCGTCTCACGGGTGACCGGTCGTGCGGGGACGGCCTCGCGTGCCCGGTCCACGGCGGCGGCCCGCTGGTCGATCTCGGCGAGCACGCCCTCGAGCCGCCGGACCTCCTCGTGCTGCTCCAGGCGGTCCAGCTCGGCCCGGGCCTCTTCGAGCCGCGTCTCGGCCGTCTCGACCAGGGCCTCGGTGCGGCGCGTCTCCCCCTGCGCCCCCTCGACCTGGGAGAGGAGCTCCTGCGCCGCACGGGCGAGCCGGTCCATCTGCTCCTCGTGCCCGGCGAGCACCTCCTCGAGGTCGGCGACCTCGCGCACCTGGATGCGCCGTCGCCCGACCTCCGCCTCGGCGGCCCGCGCGAGCTCAGCGGCCTCACCCAGGCGCGCGGAGGCGGACTCCTCCGCGGCGACGAGCGCGGCGATCCCGGCGGCCCGGTCCTGCGCCCCGGTGAGCGCGCCCCGCGCCTCGTCCGCCTCGCCGGTCAGGGCAGCGACCCGCTCCCGCGCGGTGGCCAGCAGCTCCAGCAGCTCCTCGGCCTCCACGACCCGGCGATGGGCCTCGGCGACCTCGGACTGGGACTGCGCGTGGTCGGCGATCGCGGCCTTGTAGTCGCCCGTGGGCCGGCCGGTGCGCGCGGTGAAGTAGCTGAGGTACTCCTCCTCCACGAGGTCCAGCACCCGCTCCCCGCCACCGTCGTGCAGGTGCGCGTCCGCGGCGGTGTCCAGGGCCTCGCGCAGCACGCCGCTGGAGACCAGCGGCAGCACCGTCCCGTCCCCCGACTGGGTCAGCCGCAGCGCCTCCCAGAGCGTCGTGTCCAGGCACCCGCGCAGGAGCTGCTCCAGCCGCTCCTGGGCCGCCGACCCCGTGAGCTGCTCCGGCCGGGGCGCCAGCACCTCCAGCTCGGTCATCGGGCTGCGCAACCACCGCTTGGCCAGCCGCAGCCGCTGGCCGTCGAGGGTGAACTCGGCCTCGACGTAGGGCCCGACGTCGCGGCCGATCGGCTGCAGCGCCTGGGCCCGCGCGCTGCGGGACGTCGACTTCAGCTCGAGCAGCCGGTCGAAGGCCTCGAGCAGCGTCGACTTGCCGATCTCGTTGGGGCCCTCGACCACCACGACACCGCTCTCCGGCAGGTGCACGGTGCGCTCGGCGACGCCCCGGACGTCGCGCAGGGTGATCCGGTGCAGCCTCACGACCCGCTCCTGCTCAGCCGGTAGAGCAGCGCGAGGGCGTCGCGCGCGCTCGCCTCGTCGTCCGGCCGCCCGGCCAGGAAGGGCGCCGACGACGTCTCGACCGGGGCCTCCTGCGCGGACGGGGAACCAGCGGGCGCGGGGCGCTGCGCCTCGGCGCGGATCTCCTCGACCGCCGGTCCCAGGAAGCCGCCGAGCTCCAGCTCCGCCCAGGCGGCGTCGTCGTCGGCCACCACCAGGTCCCGGTGCTGCTCGCGCTCGACCAGTGCCCCCAGCCGGTCGGCGTGCCGACCGCGCACCTCCTCCAGGCGCGCGTGCTCCACGACGCCGAGCATGCCCCGCAGGTTGAGGAAGACGACAGTGCGGTCCGGGTCGGGCAGCGCCGCGAGCTCGGCGTCGAGCGACGCCACGTCGGCGTCGGAGTCGACCTGCCGGTCGAGCACGGTGAAGCCCCAGGTCCCGACGCGGTGCCCCCGCACCCGGACCCTCTCCCCGGACGGCGCGCCCGGGTCGACCTCCACGACGAGCGCCTCCCCCGGGGCCACCTCCGTCTCCCGGGTGGGCTCCGGCGTGCCGGCATACTGCAGGTCGGCACGCCCGGCGACCTCGGTGCGCGAGTGGCGGTCGCCGAGGGCGACGTAGTGGACCTGCCCGGCGTCGAGGGCCTGGACCAGCGGCCCGGTCGCGATCGTCGCGTGGTCGCGCCACTCCGGGTCGAAGGTGTCGACGCCGCCGTGCCCGACGACCACCCGGGTCACCCCCTCGGGCGCCGGC
This window contains:
- a CDS encoding OsmC family protein gives rise to the protein MATHTYELGLTWTGNRGSGTSGYRDYDRSVLARSVGMPDLPLSADRAFRGDAGRWNPEVLLLAALSECHLLSLLHVAVTHGVTVVDYTDAPVGTMEQSGIGGRFTRVLLRPVVTVTDTEHVELLPQLHAEAARACFIASSVNFPVDHDPRTVVAPPPAT
- a CDS encoding AAA family ATPase, with the protein product MRLHRITLRDVRGVAERTVHLPESGVVVVEGPNEIGKSTLLEAFDRLLELKSTSRSARAQALQPIGRDVGPYVEAEFTLDGQRLRLAKRWLRSPMTELEVLAPRPEQLTGSAAQERLEQLLRGCLDTTLWEALRLTQSGDGTVLPLVSSGVLREALDTAADAHLHDGGGERVLDLVEEEYLSYFTARTGRPTGDYKAAIADHAQSQSEVAEAHRRVVEAEELLELLATARERVAALTGEADEARGALTGAQDRAAGIAALVAAEESASARLGEAAELARAAEAEVGRRRIQVREVADLEEVLAGHEEQMDRLARAAQELLSQVEGAQGETRRTEALVETAETRLEEARAELDRLEQHEEVRRLEGVLAEIDQRAAAVDRAREAVPARPVTRETVREVEALAHELEVQRARHEAASPRVVVRALSDGSGVTVRGADQEDGPVSAGEERTFVATDDLEVDVPGAAHVVVRAAADSAGRVAALDRAREALVSSLDRAGHTDLDGLRTAARATETAEATWREARRDLESVLRAHGAAADLPQVEAGAAAPSLLRRLEQARHRFTVATADVEEWQPGGDVDAARQAEHAAGRKLREAREARRGAGATMSARREEARRVQAELDRLVGRVEGERARHDRAVTELSGSREVASDDELAAGASSRTATLEEARVRAEAARTALSDAGADAVTAALARAEGALTRAQHELGEARDRMHTLTGHVEQAAGEGRQELYDLAVAGLDEAERRLVALDRRARAARHLRTTLHEHRDAAHRAYVRPFTEALERLGRRVYGQTFGVTVDEQLSVVARTLHGTTVPHDQLSGGAREQLGILARLAVAQLVDPARGVPVVIDDALGWTDPDRLEQMSQVLGGGAAGGEDVQVVLLTCTPDRYASIPGARTVRLQAS
- a CDS encoding metallophosphoesterase family protein; translated protein: MTMVRFLHTADWQIGMTRRFLEPEAQSRFTAARTDAIRRLGEVAAAQDCAFVVVCGDVFESNHLTGRTVRRALDALRTVPVPVYLLPGNHDPLDAASVYRSALFLAERPGHVHVLERAGVHEVSPGVELVAAPWESKHPGRDLVAEAMGLLPPGPAPEGVTRVVVGHGGVDTFDPEWRDHATIATGPLVQALDAGQVHYVALGDRHSRTEVAGRADLQYAGTPEPTRETEVAPGEALVVEVDPGAPSGERVRVRGHRVGTWGFTVLDRQVDSDADVASLDAELAALPDPDRTVVFLNLRGMLGVVEHARLEEVRGRHADRLGALVEREQHRDLVVADDDAAWAELELGGFLGPAVEEIRAEAQRPAPAGSPSAQEAPVETSSAPFLAGRPDDEASARDALALLYRLSRSGS